The following coding sequences are from one Tubulanus polymorphus chromosome 12, tnTubPoly1.2, whole genome shotgun sequence window:
- the LOC141914239 gene encoding uncharacterized protein F54H12.2-like: protein MSLLVDPDSPLCASNELDLFTVPGSVFSYKHRDYVAYESSTSISDNGPIVFRIPKTDKYIDLNLTYLKLKFRVVRADGNNLDEGNAISMINSCNSFFSDVQVSFNDKIVTHDNGLYPLRCEIENLINYSHETKNYSWLNCDIYAKDESGKKSDFDVKKEGVNSGLMKRHDYVTNSKLVTAYTRLHADVFRKDKVLLNNVDIQVKLLRSKDSFVLMSGDQHADYRLKIESAQLHVRTCELDSSILMAHANTLGKKMAKYFFTRSEMHTINIPKGHRTITKDSLFLGEIPRAIIACFVEDEAMSGNYRKCPYNFLDYNLAEMSVTVNNVHIQNSPLVLDSEGDGVEAYFNALLSRGMLYKNENFGIKRDEFKAGNFMCIFNISPVLGDDHLSLIQRGSLKIQLRFDKDLPTNVNLVLLAVFDEVLQVAENRDITIDF, encoded by the coding sequence ATGTCGCTGTTAGTGGACCCCGATTCGCCTTTGTGCGCGAGCAATGAACTGGATTTGTTTACAGTGCCCGGATCAGTGTTTAGCTACAAACACCGCGATTATGTCGCTTACGAATCATCAACTTCAATTAGCGACAACGGGCCGATAGTATTTAGAATTCCAAAAACTGATAAATacatagatttgaatttaacttatttgaaattgaaattccgaGTTGTAAGGGCCGACGGAAATAATCTCGATGAAGGAAACGCAATTTCTATGATCAACAGTTGCAACAGTTTTTTCAGCGACGTCCAAGTATCGTTTAACGATAAAATAGTAACGCACGACAATGGACTTTACCCGCTCAGgtgtgaaattgaaaatttaataaattatAGCCACGAAACGAAAAACTATTCTTGGTTAAACTGCGACATTTACGCAAAAGATGAAAGCGgaaaaaaatctgatttcGATGTGAAGAAGGAAGGTGTGAATAGCGGATTAATGAAACGACATGATTATGTGACAAACAGCAAGTTAGTGACCGCGTACACTAGATTACACGCCGACGTGTTTAGAAAGGACAAAGTGCTATTGAATAACGTTGATATACAAGTGAAACTACTCAGATCAAAAGATAGTTTTGTTTTGATGTCTGGTGACCAGCACGCGGACTATAGATTGAAAATAGAGAGCGCTCAGCTGCATGTCAGAACGTGTGAATTGGATAGTTCTATTTTAATGGCTCACGCTAATACTTTGGGAAAGAAAATGGCGAAATATTTCTTTACACGATCTGAAATGCATACGATTAATATCCCTAAAGGACATAGAACTATTACTAAAGATTCGTTGTTTTTAGGTGAAATTCCAAGAGCTATAATAGCTTGTTTTGTAGAAGACGAAGCAATGTCTGGTAATTATAGAAAATGCCCTTACAATTTTTTAGATTACAATTTAGCAGAAATGTCTGTTACGGTAAATAATGTTCACATCCAAAATAGCCCATTGGTTTTAGATTCCGAGGGGGATGGGGTGGAGGCATATTTCAACGCTTTACTTTCGAGAGGTATGTTATACAAAAACGAGAATTTCGGTATTAAAAGAGACGAATTTAAAGCGGGAAATTTCATgtgtattttcaatatatctcCTGTATTGGGCGACGACCATTTGTCTCTTATTCAACGCGGATCGTTAAAAATTCAGTTACGATTTGATAAAGATTTACCGACCAATGTAAATTTAGTTTTACTCGCCGTGTTTGACGAAGTTTTGCAAGTCGCTGAAAACAGAGACATTACcattgatttttaa